One genomic segment of Erysipelotrichaceae bacterium 66202529 includes these proteins:
- a CDS encoding NUDIX domain-containing protein: MRTIDIVCSIICIDHHLLIAKRGAGVHENIWEFPGGKVEPGETREQAVIREVMEELELCVEIEQYLTTICDHREDCTLKVHAYLCKYIRGDIRLHAHHEFALISPHELYKYKFEAADKPILDMLQGVSL, translated from the coding sequence ATGAGAACTATTGATATTGTATGCTCCATTATTTGTATTGACCATCACCTGCTGATCGCAAAACGCGGAGCAGGCGTACATGAAAATATCTGGGAATTTCCAGGTGGCAAGGTGGAGCCGGGGGAAACACGGGAACAAGCTGTCATTCGTGAAGTTATGGAGGAGCTGGAGCTATGCGTGGAAATTGAACAATACCTTACAACGATTTGTGACCACAGAGAGGATTGCACACTGAAGGTACATGCCTATCTTTGCAAATACATACGTGGTGACATTCGTCTGCATGCACATCATGAATTTGCACTCATTTCACCGCATGAGCTTTATAAGTACAAATTTGAAGCAGCGGATAAGCCGATTCTGGATATGCTTCAGGGGGTCAGCTTATGA
- a CDS encoding HD domain-containing protein encodes MLKTNETKVLRDPIHGYIHVDLQVIWDCINAKEMQRLRRIHQLGGDFQVYHTAEHSRFSHSLGVYEIVRRMVHEIDQLNEVLSDYEKAVAMLAGLLHDIGHGPFSHAFEGISSYKHEEYTVKIILEDSEIHQILQACDARLPEDVASIIQYRHPKECMNQLVSGQLDADRMDYLLRDAYFTGTSYGKFDLERILRTIRVKNGKIVVKASGIHSVEDYIMARYHMYWQVYLHPVARSYEALITLLFRRMKEVYALHPEYLSDMKMFYPFLCNKDAGIEALYRLDEAAALYGFSELVSCKDEILRDISYRLLNRRLFEYVTLKQPEDLERIRLHVCLLGYDPDYYVYQDVVSQKPYSPYKSNESGHNIWVLEETGKVKELSKASDIVRALTRADLKEESKIYFPEEKLNVK; translated from the coding sequence ATGCTTAAAACTAATGAAACCAAGGTTCTGCGTGATCCAATTCATGGATATATCCATGTGGATCTTCAGGTAATATGGGATTGTATCAATGCAAAGGAAATGCAGCGGTTAAGGCGGATTCATCAGCTGGGTGGAGATTTCCAGGTATATCATACAGCAGAGCATTCACGGTTCTCTCACTCTCTGGGCGTTTATGAAATCGTACGGCGTATGGTTCATGAAATTGACCAGCTGAATGAGGTATTAAGCGATTATGAGAAGGCAGTGGCTATGCTTGCAGGACTGCTTCACGATATTGGACATGGCCCCTTCTCGCATGCCTTTGAAGGAATCAGCTCCTATAAGCATGAGGAGTATACGGTGAAGATCATCCTGGAGGATAGTGAAATTCACCAGATTCTGCAGGCATGTGATGCTCGACTGCCGGAAGATGTGGCGAGTATTATTCAATATCGTCATCCTAAGGAATGTATGAATCAACTGGTAAGCGGCCAACTAGATGCAGATCGTATGGATTATCTATTACGGGATGCGTATTTCACGGGAACAAGCTATGGGAAATTCGATTTGGAACGCATTCTGCGAACGATACGTGTGAAGAACGGAAAAATTGTTGTGAAGGCGAGTGGGATTCATAGTGTGGAAGATTACATTATGGCCCGCTATCATATGTACTGGCAGGTATATCTGCATCCGGTGGCACGAAGCTATGAGGCATTGATTACTCTGTTGTTTCGAAGAATGAAGGAGGTTTATGCTCTGCATCCGGAATATCTTTCTGATATGAAAATGTTTTATCCGTTTCTATGCAATAAAGATGCCGGAATCGAAGCATTATACCGGCTGGATGAGGCAGCGGCTCTGTATGGCTTCTCTGAGCTGGTTTCTTGCAAAGATGAAATTCTGCGCGATATTTCCTATCGTCTATTGAACAGAAGGCTGTTTGAATATGTGACCTTGAAGCAGCCAGAGGATTTAGAACGTATTCGTCTGCATGTTTGTTTACTTGGCTATGACCCTGACTATTATGTTTATCAGGATGTTGTCTCCCAAAAGCCGTATTCACCTTATAAGAGCAATGAGAGCGGTCATAATATTTGGGTTTTGGAGGAAACCGGAAAGGTAAAAGAGCTTTCAAAGGCAAGCGATATCGTTCGCGCACTTACAAGAGCTGATTTAAAGGAAGAATCTAAAATTTATTTTCCTGAAGAAAAGCTGAATGTTAAATAA